A stretch of the Photobacterium toruni genome encodes the following:
- the clcA gene encoding H(+)/Cl(-) exchange transporter ClcA has product MPFHLQPSGLVRRFLTQDKTPASVIFLSALVGTLAGLVGTLFEIGVRWVSEQRTVWLRDEITNVLPLWLAAFLVSGILAFIGYFLVCRFAPEAGGSGIPEIEGAMDEMRPVRWWRVIPVKFFGGLGALGSGMVLGREGPTVQMGGNIGRMISDIFRLKDKEGRHSLLAAGAAGGLAAAFNAPMAGIMFVIEEMRPQFRYSLISVKCVMISAMMSTIVFRFISGQSAVITMPQYDAPALTSLWLFLVLGLLFGGFGVLFNRLIIFTLDWFVNIHHNNRTRYLITGGLLGGCFGLLLLYFPELTGGGVFLIPPATNGDYSLNMLLLLFFARVVTTLLCFGSGAPGGIFAPMLALGTLFGTFFGTVALDIYPHLGIAPGLFAIAGMGALFAATVRAPITGILLVIEMTNNYHLILPLVVTTLGATMMAQMLGGQPIYSQLLHRTIKKEKLGHDSPHDAPVETANT; this is encoded by the coding sequence ATGCCCTTCCATCTACAACCGAGTGGTTTGGTTCGGCGTTTCTTGACCCAAGATAAAACACCTGCTTCTGTTATATTTCTTTCGGCGCTAGTTGGTACTCTTGCTGGCTTGGTTGGTACGCTATTTGAAATTGGTGTGCGGTGGGTTAGTGAGCAGCGTACCGTCTGGTTACGTGATGAGATTACTAACGTACTGCCTTTGTGGTTAGCGGCGTTTCTTGTTAGTGGCATACTCGCTTTTATTGGTTACTTTTTAGTGTGCCGCTTTGCTCCTGAAGCCGGAGGCTCTGGTATTCCAGAAATTGAAGGCGCAATGGATGAGATGCGTCCTGTGCGTTGGTGGCGTGTTATTCCCGTTAAGTTCTTTGGTGGCTTAGGTGCATTAGGTTCAGGTATGGTCTTGGGCCGTGAAGGTCCAACGGTACAAATGGGCGGTAATATCGGTCGTATGATCTCAGATATTTTCCGTTTAAAAGATAAAGAAGGTCGTCACTCATTATTGGCTGCTGGTGCGGCTGGTGGTTTAGCGGCAGCATTTAATGCCCCAATGGCGGGTATTATGTTTGTGATTGAAGAGATGCGTCCGCAATTTCGTTACAGTTTAATTTCGGTTAAATGTGTAATGATTTCAGCGATGATGTCGACGATTGTATTTCGATTTATATCTGGTCAAAGTGCGGTTATTACCATGCCGCAATATGATGCTCCTGCGCTAACGTCTTTATGGCTATTCTTAGTGCTAGGATTACTCTTTGGTGGCTTCGGGGTTCTTTTTAATCGCTTAATTATTTTTACATTAGATTGGTTTGTTAATATTCACCATAATAATCGTACTCGTTATTTAATTACTGGTGGATTATTAGGGGGGTGTTTTGGTTTATTATTACTTTACTTCCCTGAGCTAACTGGCGGTGGTGTGTTCCTTATTCCACCGGCAACTAATGGCGACTATAGCTTAAACATGCTTCTGCTGTTGTTCTTTGCTCGTGTTGTAACAACATTATTATGTTTTGGATCCGGTGCTCCTGGTGGTATTTTTGCGCCGATGTTGGCATTAGGTACGCTATTTGGTACATTTTTTGGTACGGTAGCACTCGATATTTATCCTCATTTAGGCATTGCTCCGGGTTTATTCGCTATTGCAGGAATGGGGGCATTATTTGCAGCAACTGTACGCGCACCTATTACCGGTATTCTATTAGTCATTGAAATGACCAATAACTATCACCTTATTTTACCATTAGTTGTAACAACATTGGGTGCAACCATGATGGCTCAAATGTTAGGTGGTCAGCCGATTTACTCTCAATTGCTTCATCGTACGATTAAAAAAGAGAAATTAGGTCACGATTCACCCCATGATGCTCCGGTTGAGACGGCTAATACTTGA
- a CDS encoding TRIC cation channel family protein has translation MLIYFLDMFGTAIFAASGVLMAGRLRMDPFGVVVLASVTAIGGGTIRDMALGATPVFWIHDTNYLWVIFITCIITMIATQRPRRMPWYFLPVADAIGLAVFVAIGVEKSLRYGASPLVAVIMGVITGCGGGVIRDVLGREVPMIFRTEVYATACIIGGVIHTLSLSLGVLPSMAAIMGIITTLSIRLAAIRWNLSLPTFALRN, from the coding sequence ATGCTCATTTATTTTCTCGATATGTTTGGTACTGCCATTTTTGCCGCATCAGGTGTACTTATGGCTGGACGACTACGAATGGACCCTTTTGGTGTCGTGGTGCTTGCAAGTGTAACGGCTATTGGTGGCGGTACGATTCGTGATATGGCATTAGGGGCAACACCAGTATTTTGGATCCACGATACTAACTACTTATGGGTAATTTTTATTACTTGTATTATCACTATGATCGCGACTCAACGCCCACGACGGATGCCATGGTATTTTCTCCCTGTTGCTGATGCAATTGGACTTGCGGTGTTCGTGGCCATTGGCGTTGAGAAATCATTACGTTATGGCGCATCACCATTAGTAGCAGTGATTATGGGAGTTATTACAGGGTGTGGTGGCGGTGTTATTCGTGATGTCTTAGGTCGTGAAGTACCGATGATTTTCCGTACAGAAGTTTATGCTACAGCTTGTATCATTGGTGGCGTTATCCATACGCTAAGCTTATCGCTCGGTGTCCTGCCTTCAATGGCGGCAATCATGGGAATTATCACCACCTTATCAATTCGTTTAGCTGCAATTCGATGGAACCTTTCGTTACCGACTTTTGCATTACGTAATTAA
- the erpA gene encoding iron-sulfur cluster insertion protein ErpA — MSDVNLPLTFSDVAANKVKTLIAEEENPELKLRVYITGGGCSGFQYGFTFDEKVNDGDMTIENNGVTLVVDPMSLQYLVGGVVDYTEGLEGSRFFVNNPNATTTCGCGASFSV, encoded by the coding sequence ATGAGCGATGTTAATTTGCCGCTGACTTTTTCTGATGTGGCTGCGAATAAAGTGAAAACGCTTATCGCTGAAGAAGAAAATCCAGAATTAAAACTACGTGTATATATTACAGGTGGTGGTTGTAGTGGGTTTCAATATGGCTTTACGTTTGATGAAAAAGTTAATGATGGTGATATGACCATTGAAAACAATGGCGTGACATTAGTTGTTGATCCAATGAGCTTACAGTATTTAGTTGGTGGTGTTGTAGATTACACTGAAGGCTTAGAAGGTTCACGTTTCTTTGTTAATAACCCTAATGCGACTACAACATGTGGCTGTGGTGCGTCATTTAGCGTTTAA
- the hemL gene encoding glutamate-1-semialdehyde 2,1-aminomutase has product MSKTNKSADLFAKAQQKIPGGVNSPVRAFAGVGGTPLFIDRADGAYIFDADGNAYIDYVGSWGPMILGHNHAAIRDAVIDAAQQGLSFGAPTAMEITMAELVSELVPSMEMVRMVSSGTEATMSAIRLARGFTGRDKILKFEGCYHGHADCLLVKAGSGALTLGQPSSPGVPADFAKHTLTATYNDLDSVREAFMAQPDQIACIIVEPVAGNMNCIPPVPGFLQGLREICDEFGALLILDEVMTGFRVAQGGAQAYYNVKPDITTLGKIIGGGMPVGAFGGRRDVMEFVAPTGPVYQAGTLSGNPVAMAAGHACLTVLTEEGNEKRLANTTKRLANGFKALADKHGIPLAVNQVGAMFGFFFIDQDSVTCYEDVTKCDVERFKRFFNLMLDKGVYLAPSAYEACFTSLAHNEKEIDATLEAADFAFATLAEEAK; this is encoded by the coding sequence ATGAGCAAAACGAACAAGTCAGCTGATTTATTTGCCAAAGCACAACAAAAAATCCCGGGGGGTGTTAACTCACCAGTAAGAGCTTTTGCTGGCGTTGGTGGCACACCATTATTTATTGATCGCGCTGATGGCGCTTATATTTTTGATGCTGATGGTAATGCATATATTGATTACGTTGGTTCATGGGGTCCAATGATACTGGGCCACAATCATGCTGCAATTCGTGATGCTGTTATTGATGCTGCACAACAAGGCTTAAGCTTTGGCGCACCAACAGCAATGGAAATCACTATGGCTGAATTAGTATCAGAGCTTGTGCCATCAATGGAAATGGTTCGTATGGTAAGTTCAGGTACAGAAGCTACCATGAGTGCTATACGTCTTGCTCGAGGCTTTACTGGTCGTGATAAGATTCTTAAATTTGAAGGATGCTACCACGGTCATGCTGACTGCCTATTAGTAAAAGCAGGATCTGGTGCCTTAACACTTGGCCAGCCAAGCTCTCCTGGTGTTCCCGCTGATTTTGCTAAACATACTTTAACTGCAACTTATAACGATCTTGATTCAGTTCGTGAAGCATTTATGGCTCAACCAGATCAAATCGCTTGTATTATCGTTGAGCCTGTTGCCGGAAATATGAATTGCATTCCACCTGTACCAGGATTCCTTCAAGGCCTACGTGAAATTTGTGATGAATTTGGTGCATTATTAATTTTAGATGAAGTTATGACAGGCTTCCGTGTCGCGCAAGGCGGTGCTCAAGCATATTATAATGTTAAACCTGATATCACTACATTAGGAAAAATCATTGGTGGTGGTATGCCTGTCGGTGCTTTTGGTGGTCGTCGTGATGTAATGGAATTTGTTGCACCAACAGGTCCAGTATATCAAGCAGGTACGCTATCAGGTAACCCTGTGGCAATGGCTGCAGGCCATGCTTGCTTAACGGTATTAACAGAAGAAGGTAATGAAAAACGCTTAGCAAATACCACTAAACGTTTAGCAAACGGCTTTAAAGCACTTGCTGACAAACATGGCATACCTTTAGCGGTAAACCAAGTTGGCGCAATGTTTGGTTTCTTCTTTATCGATCAAGATAGCGTTACTTGCTATGAAGATGTGACTAAGTGTGATGTTGAGCGCTTCAAACGTTTCTTTAATCTAATGCTTGATAAAGGGGTTTACCTTGCACCTTCAGCCTATGAAGCGTGTTTTACCTCTCTTGCACATAACGAAAAAGAAATTGATGCCACATTAGAAGCGGCAGATTTTGCCTTTGCAACACTGGCGGAAGAAGCAAAATAG
- the mtnN gene encoding 5'-methylthioadenosine/S-adenosylhomocysteine nucleosidase yields MKIGIIGAMEQEVVILKEQLTDCETHNKAGCTIYTGKLNGADVALLQSGIGKVSAAVGTAILLETFKPDVVINSGSAGGFESSLNVGDVVISTEVRYHDADVTAFGYEIGQMAQQPAAFLSDEKLMSVAEQALAALPQPPHAVRGLICTGDAFVCSAEKQNFIRTHFPTVVAVEMEAAAIAQACHQFKVPFVVVRAISDVADKESPMSFDEFLPLAAQSSSVMVAKMVELLN; encoded by the coding sequence ATGAAAATCGGCATTATTGGCGCAATGGAGCAAGAAGTTGTCATCCTTAAAGAGCAACTTACTGACTGCGAAACTCATAATAAAGCAGGTTGTACTATCTATACTGGTAAACTAAACGGTGCAGACGTTGCTTTACTACAATCAGGTATTGGCAAAGTATCAGCTGCAGTAGGTACGGCTATTTTACTTGAAACGTTTAAGCCTGATGTCGTGATTAATAGCGGTTCTGCTGGCGGTTTTGAGTCAAGCTTAAACGTCGGTGATGTGGTTATTTCAACTGAAGTACGTTACCACGATGCAGATGTAACAGCATTTGGTTACGAAATTGGTCAAATGGCACAGCAACCAGCAGCTTTCCTATCTGATGAAAAGTTAATGTCTGTCGCCGAGCAAGCACTAGCGGCATTACCACAACCACCACACGCGGTTCGTGGTTTGATTTGTACTGGCGATGCATTTGTCTGTTCAGCTGAAAAACAAAACTTTATTCGCACTCATTTCCCAACAGTGGTTGCTGTTGAAATGGAAGCGGCGGCAATTGCGCAAGCTTGCCATCAATTTAAAGTACCATTTGTGGTTGTTCGCGCAATTTCTGATGTTGCTGACAAAGAATCACCAATGAGCTTTGATGAGTTCCTGCCACTTGCAGCACAGAGTTCTTCAGTAATGGTTGCTAAAATGGTTGAATTGCTAAACTAA
- a CDS encoding DedA family protein, translated as MESIQHIITELTPLLQQYGYYILALAIAVEGMGIPAPGQSLLVVASLLAASGKMSLPAVLMVGWGASFIGNSIGYFIGRQFGHVLTRKQWIKPKTLTKLHGFIDRYGMLGLIISRFVEGIKQFMCIGCGIAAMPAKLFFMGNFLAVTVWLLIFGVAPAYLRDEIAPILAFYHKYQTQCWVVVAVIVIAIIWLVYRRFQRSRIVIEK; from the coding sequence ATGGAATCGATTCAACATATTATTACTGAGCTCACGCCATTGCTGCAGCAATATGGTTATTATATTTTAGCGCTGGCGATTGCCGTGGAAGGTATGGGGATCCCTGCGCCTGGACAGTCATTATTAGTCGTGGCTAGTTTATTAGCGGCATCAGGCAAAATGTCATTACCTGCTGTACTTATGGTTGGCTGGGGAGCCAGCTTTATTGGTAATAGCATTGGTTATTTTATTGGACGCCAATTTGGACATGTACTAACTCGCAAGCAATGGATAAAACCTAAAACACTAACTAAACTGCATGGTTTTATTGATCGCTATGGCATGCTAGGGCTGATCATTAGCCGTTTTGTGGAAGGTATTAAACAATTTATGTGTATTGGTTGTGGTATTGCTGCTATGCCCGCTAAATTGTTTTTTATGGGTAACTTTTTAGCCGTGACGGTTTGGTTACTTATTTTTGGTGTTGCGCCTGCTTATTTACGGGATGAAATTGCCCCTATTTTAGCGTTCTACCATAAATATCAAACTCAATGTTGGGTCGTGGTTGCTGTTATCGTTATCGCAATAATATGGTTGGTTTACCGCCGTTTTCAGCGTAGTCGAATCGTGATTGAAAAATAA
- a CDS encoding cobalamin biosynthesis family protein, translating into MTTSAFIASFITNSSLLALWGALLLHWLLPIPYPIHPLRIWHRLALLIATRVNHPHDNYAQRLLAGYLAWALMWFTVVVLLFATSQLVWYPTLFQLTLLWLALDWQHTSQLSHQFTHAYNRSDKDQCRQLLAPHLNRNTTVLSLLGLGKAGAETIILSYGRHVVGVLFWYALGGGIAAILYRLAIGLARAWSPTRAQYAIFGYPAIRIAAILDIVPLRLFALLLSLGRNGQVAIQGLRQQGENWHLPGPGWLLVVTGYKLALSLGGPAIYNNLKMQRPRLGGRITPAALHIAQIQQLITQRLYVWIAVESLLLYFWSGIL; encoded by the coding sequence ATGACAACTTCGGCATTTATCGCCTCATTTATAACCAATAGCTCCCTACTGGCTTTGTGGGGAGCATTATTATTACATTGGTTATTACCCATACCCTATCCAATACACCCGTTGCGAATCTGGCACCGCTTAGCGCTATTAATTGCAACTCGGGTCAATCATCCTCATGATAATTACGCTCAACGCTTATTAGCGGGGTATTTAGCTTGGGCATTAATGTGGTTTACGGTCGTCGTGTTATTGTTCGCGACCAGTCAATTAGTCTGGTATCCCACTTTATTTCAATTAACATTATTATGGCTTGCCCTTGATTGGCAACATACCAGTCAACTTAGTCATCAATTTACGCATGCTTATAACCGCAGCGATAAAGATCAATGTCGCCAGTTGCTCGCCCCTCATCTTAATCGAAATACCACCGTTTTATCACTCCTCGGTTTAGGTAAAGCTGGCGCTGAAACCATTATTTTAAGCTATGGGCGGCATGTGGTAGGAGTACTGTTTTGGTATGCACTCGGTGGTGGTATTGCAGCTATTTTGTATCGATTAGCCATTGGTCTTGCTCGTGCATGGTCACCAACCCGTGCCCAGTATGCGATATTTGGATACCCAGCGATCCGCATTGCAGCCATCCTTGATATTGTACCGCTAAGATTATTTGCTTTATTGTTAAGTCTTGGCCGTAATGGTCAAGTAGCAATACAAGGGTTACGGCAACAAGGTGAAAATTGGCACTTACCCGGTCCCGGCTGGTTATTAGTGGTCACAGGTTACAAGCTTGCTTTATCTCTCGGCGGCCCCGCTATTTACAACAATCTTAAAATGCAGCGACCTCGTCTTGGTGGCAGGATCACACCAGCAGCACTGCATATAGCACAAATACAACAACTCATAACCCAACGACTTTATGTGTGGATCGCTGTTGAGAGCTTATTATTATACTTTTGGAGCGGAATTTTATAG
- a CDS encoding AI-2E family transporter, protein MSQPFKVEPRHWMLIVALFVASYASYKLIEPYLGPIVLAFIISLLFTPLHKRLLAKMPTRENTAAMLSCFIMTVIIVIPLLVVFSSIVHQGTTVSKESYTWLTTGGPKELFSHPFAQKALALIDKYSPFHDFDPQVIIQKIATTASQVGSQALNISAKILGDATNLLVNFMMMLFVLFFLLRDNDKMISAIRHVIPLSRSQEDAIMEEVEQVARSAVLGSFLTALAQGLAGGFAMWLCGFQGLFWGSMMAFASLIPVVGTALIWIPASLYLLLIGDWQWALFLASWGVLVVGSIDNIVRPLLMQGSSSMNTLLIFFSIIGGIQLFGLIGMIYGPIIFGVTLVLFKMYEVEFQSFLKQQDNN, encoded by the coding sequence GTGTCTCAACCCTTTAAGGTAGAACCACGTCATTGGATGCTGATAGTGGCACTATTTGTCGCTTCTTACGCAAGTTATAAATTAATCGAACCCTATCTTGGTCCGATTGTATTAGCGTTTATCATCTCTTTGTTATTTACGCCATTGCACAAGCGCTTACTTGCTAAAATGCCAACGCGTGAAAATACAGCTGCAATGCTGTCATGTTTTATAATGACAGTCATTATTGTTATTCCTCTGTTAGTGGTGTTTTCATCCATCGTTCACCAAGGCACGACAGTATCAAAAGAAAGCTATACCTGGTTAACAACTGGCGGGCCAAAAGAACTGTTTTCCCACCCTTTTGCTCAAAAAGCACTGGCCTTAATTGATAAATATTCGCCATTCCATGATTTTGATCCGCAGGTAATTATTCAAAAAATAGCGACAACCGCCTCTCAAGTTGGCTCTCAAGCACTGAATATCAGCGCCAAAATATTAGGTGATGCAACAAATTTACTCGTTAATTTTATGATGATGTTGTTCGTATTATTTTTCTTATTACGTGATAACGATAAAATGATCTCTGCCATTCGCCACGTTATTCCATTATCTCGTAGTCAAGAAGACGCAATCATGGAAGAGGTTGAACAAGTTGCACGATCTGCGGTACTCGGTTCTTTCTTAACCGCTCTTGCACAAGGACTTGCCGGTGGTTTTGCAATGTGGCTATGTGGATTCCAAGGTTTATTTTGGGGCTCAATGATGGCCTTTGCCTCATTAATTCCTGTTGTTGGTACCGCTTTAATTTGGATTCCAGCATCTCTGTATTTACTCTTGATTGGCGACTGGCAATGGGCTCTCTTTCTTGCAAGTTGGGGAGTTCTTGTTGTGGGATCTATCGATAACATCGTTCGCCCACTATTAATGCAAGGCAGTTCAAGTATGAATACCTTATTGATTTTCTTTTCAATTATTGGTGGTATTCAATTGTTTGGTTTAATCGGCATGATTTATGGACCCATTATTTTTGGGGTGACACTAGTGCTATTTAAAATGTATGAAGTTGAATTTCAATCCTTCCTTAAACAACAAGATAACAATTAA
- a CDS encoding peptidoglycan DD-metalloendopeptidase family protein, translated as MPRINKILIGIISSALIALIIAPDIYAEPPAQTDVTYQLGQSYPLELPPSSITETTPLTKSSLVWKTYTIKNGESLAVAFDQIGLDNGLLHQIMATSNKTKKLISLRPGDHLNFGFDASGKLMELHQPLTPLETLVVKRNHNSFTATMTKQQIETQTNYAQATIESSFWNAADKAGLTATQIMEIAVLFGWDIDFALDIRAGDKFEVLFEQHYLNGHPIDHGNILTATFTNMGQTFTAIRHQDGKYYDKNGQAMRKAFLRSPINFRYVSSNFNPRRLHPVTKQVKAHRGTDYVAPVGTPIWAAGDGVVMESSYNKFNGNYVFIRHNGNYVTKYLHMTKRMVKSGQRIKQGQTIGTLGGTGRVTGPHLHYEFLVNGKHKNPRTVDLPQAHSLSGVTQTVFKQQANSKLGQVKSYRHLLAKNDILLPQS; from the coding sequence ATGCCAAGAATAAATAAAATACTGATCGGGATAATCAGTAGTGCGCTTATTGCCCTTATTATAGCGCCTGATATTTATGCCGAGCCGCCAGCCCAAACAGATGTCACCTACCAATTAGGCCAATCTTATCCGCTCGAATTGCCGCCATCATCAATCACTGAAACGACACCACTCACAAAATCCTCGTTAGTGTGGAAAACGTACACAATCAAAAATGGTGAAAGCTTAGCAGTGGCATTTGATCAAATAGGCTTAGACAATGGGCTATTACATCAAATAATGGCAACCAGTAATAAAACTAAAAAACTAATCTCACTCCGTCCTGGTGATCATTTAAATTTTGGGTTTGACGCCTCAGGTAAATTAATGGAATTACACCAACCATTAACGCCTCTTGAAACCTTAGTGGTAAAACGTAATCACAATAGCTTTACCGCGACGATGACTAAACAGCAGATAGAAACCCAAACCAACTATGCACAAGCAACGATTGAATCTAGTTTTTGGAATGCCGCAGATAAAGCAGGATTAACCGCGACTCAAATTATGGAAATAGCAGTGCTATTTGGTTGGGATATCGATTTTGCACTTGATATTCGAGCAGGAGATAAATTTGAGGTGCTATTTGAGCAACATTATCTTAATGGTCATCCGATTGACCATGGCAATATTCTTACTGCTACATTTACCAACATGGGACAAACTTTTACCGCAATACGTCACCAAGATGGTAAATATTATGATAAAAATGGTCAGGCTATGCGTAAAGCCTTTTTACGCTCACCCATTAACTTCCGTTATGTCAGTTCAAACTTTAACCCTCGCCGTTTACACCCTGTCACTAAGCAAGTAAAAGCACACCGAGGTACTGATTATGTGGCTCCCGTCGGCACACCGATTTGGGCTGCTGGCGATGGTGTGGTTATGGAATCAAGCTATAATAAATTTAACGGCAACTATGTCTTTATTCGCCATAATGGTAATTACGTTACTAAGTATTTACACATGACGAAACGGATGGTTAAAAGTGGTCAACGTATAAAACAAGGACAAACCATTGGAACGCTAGGTGGAACAGGACGAGTGACGGGACCACATCTGCATTATGAATTTTTAGTCAATGGTAAACATAAAAACCCACGTACAGTCGATTTACCTCAAGCCCATTCACTTTCAGGTGTAACGCAAACGGTATTTAAACAACAAGCAAATAGCAAACTAGGGCAGGTAAAAAGCTACCGTCACTTATTAGCTAAAAATGACATTTTATTACCACAAAGTTAA
- the btuF gene encoding vitamin B12 ABC transporter substrate-binding protein BtuF: MRFLCLLLLVISTITPSVAATLAQQTQRIISLSPHTTEMAYAAGLGNKLIAASAYSDYPSAAKKLERVANYRGLKMERILTLKPDLILAWQGGNPSRELARLEQLGIKILYSNPKVLADIPNTLEQLGRYADSPQSAQQAAAKFRQQLQQLQIANHNKPKIRYFYQLGSTPLMTVADSGWPSQIFQFCGGDNIFAKSRAAYPQVNQEQVVVRQPQIIFSAQPITETQQLWAQWKNQFVAVKQQHIYQLNTNWLNRPTPRALLAIKQVCTLLDQVRGDH, from the coding sequence GTGCGTTTCTTATGTCTACTTCTGTTGGTTATCAGCACCATTACGCCAAGCGTTGCCGCAACGTTAGCCCAGCAAACCCAACGAATTATTAGCTTGTCACCTCATACGACTGAAATGGCTTACGCCGCAGGTTTAGGCAATAAACTCATTGCCGCCAGTGCTTACAGTGACTATCCTTCCGCCGCTAAAAAATTAGAACGCGTAGCAAATTATCGTGGCCTTAAAATGGAACGTATTTTAACGCTGAAACCTGATTTGATTTTAGCGTGGCAAGGCGGCAATCCTAGTCGTGAATTAGCTCGCTTAGAGCAACTTGGGATTAAAATACTCTATTCAAACCCAAAAGTATTGGCTGACATTCCCAACACATTAGAACAACTAGGGCGCTATGCTGATTCTCCACAGTCGGCACAACAAGCTGCCGCTAAATTTAGGCAACAGTTACAACAACTGCAAATAGCCAATCACAATAAACCCAAGATACGTTATTTTTATCAATTGGGTTCAACGCCATTAATGACAGTTGCTGATAGTGGTTGGCCAAGTCAAATTTTTCAATTTTGTGGTGGCGATAATATTTTTGCAAAAAGTCGTGCCGCCTATCCACAAGTCAATCAAGAACAAGTAGTAGTACGTCAGCCTCAAATAATATTTAGCGCTCAGCCAATAACAGAGACTCAACAATTATGGGCGCAATGGAAAAATCAATTCGTTGCCGTTAAACAACAACATATTTATCAGCTAAACACAAACTGGTTAAACCGACCAACACCACGCGCTTTACTGGCAATTAAACAAGTCTGTACATTGCTCGACCAAGTACGAGGTGATCACTAA
- a CDS encoding FAD-dependent oxidoreductase, protein MSQNVYQFIDVERIDPPKKAIQIRKIEFVEIYEPFTRQQASAQADRCLDCGNPYCEWKCPVHNYIPQWLKLANEGRIIEAVELSHQTNTLPEVCGRVCPQDRLCEGSCTLNEDFGAVTIGNVEKYITDKAFEMGWKPDISNVEWTDKKVAIIGAGPAGLSCADVLVRNGVKPVVFDRYPEIGGLLTFGIPSFKLEKDIMVNRRRVFTDMGVEFQLNTEVGKDISIDTLIADYDAVFLGVGTYKNMRAGLEHEDANGVYDALPFLVSNTYRVMALEPQQPFINMQGKRVVVLGGGDTAMDCVRTSIRQGANNVICAYRRDEANMPGSKREVKNAREEGVNFMFNLQPLGIEVDSSGNVIGVKVIKTALGEPDTAGRRRPEPVTDSEHILAADAVIMAFGFQPHAMPWLAPYDVELDQWGRIKAADTEFAFQTSNSKIFAGGDAVRGSDLVVTAIDEGRKAADGILDYLDL, encoded by the coding sequence ATGAGCCAGAATGTTTACCAATTTATTGATGTCGAACGTATCGACCCACCTAAAAAAGCGATTCAAATTAGAAAAATAGAATTTGTCGAAATTTATGAGCCATTTACACGTCAACAAGCCAGTGCTCAAGCAGATCGTTGCCTCGATTGTGGTAACCCTTATTGTGAGTGGAAATGCCCAGTACATAACTACATTCCACAATGGTTAAAACTTGCCAATGAGGGGCGTATTATTGAAGCGGTAGAGTTATCGCATCAAACCAACACCTTACCCGAAGTCTGTGGTCGCGTTTGTCCTCAAGATCGTTTATGTGAAGGATCATGTACCCTCAATGAAGATTTTGGCGCGGTAACTATTGGCAATGTTGAAAAATACATTACTGATAAAGCGTTTGAAATGGGCTGGAAGCCTGACATATCCAATGTTGAATGGACCGATAAAAAAGTCGCTATTATCGGTGCAGGTCCGGCTGGACTCTCATGTGCTGACGTTTTAGTGCGTAATGGCGTAAAACCCGTGGTATTTGATCGCTACCCCGAAATTGGCGGCTTACTGACGTTTGGTATTCCTTCATTTAAATTAGAAAAAGACATTATGGTCAATCGCCGTCGTGTTTTTACTGATATGGGAGTTGAGTTCCAACTTAACACTGAGGTGGGTAAAGATATCAGTATTGACACCCTGATCGCTGATTATGATGCGGTTTTCTTAGGGGTCGGCACCTATAAAAATATGCGTGCAGGGCTTGAACATGAAGATGCTAATGGCGTCTACGATGCGCTGCCGTTCTTGGTCTCTAACACTTATCGAGTAATGGCGCTTGAGCCACAACAACCGTTTATTAATATGCAAGGTAAGCGGGTGGTGGTACTTGGTGGTGGTGATACCGCTATGGATTGTGTTCGAACTTCAATTCGCCAAGGGGCTAACAATGTTATCTGTGCCTACCGTCGTGATGAAGCCAATATGCCCGGTTCTAAACGTGAAGTAAAAAATGCACGCGAAGAAGGGGTTAATTTTATGTTTAACCTCCAGCCATTAGGCATTGAAGTCGATAGCTCTGGAAACGTGATTGGCGTTAAAGTCATCAAAACCGCCTTAGGTGAACCTGATACTGCTGGTCGTCGTCGTCCAGAACCCGTTACCGATAGTGAACACATATTAGCCGCTGATGCAGTAATTATGGCATTTGGTTTTCAGCCACATGCAATGCCTTGGCTCGCTCCTTATGATGTCGAGCTTGATCAATGGGGACGAATTAAAGCGGCGGATACTGAGTTTGCTTTCCAAACCTCAAACTCAAAGATCTTTGCTGGAGGAGATGCCGTACGCGGTTCTGATCTCGTTGTCACGGCCATTGATGAAGGTCGAAAAGCCGCTGATGGTATACTTGATTATTTAGACTTGTAA